TAGCATGCATaacttttatattccaaaatctTAAATCACATTACTCAGGTTTTTAAGGAATATATATTCCGAGATTTATTTCGTTGGACGCATAGCAGTTAACACAATCAAAACAAACTCGACCCACAGATAGAACTAAGGCTTGTATAGTTGTGCCAACTTTATGATGACATATTATAAAAAGAGTAGTAATAATGAATTTACAGTAGGCCTTTTGAATATGATTGGTATAAGTGACATCCTAAAACGAAAGAGaggaaaacaatatataataaaaagaagaagaggaaagaaagaaataaaatcaaTGGGGAGAAGCAGGACGAACTTTGGTTTTGAAGAGGAGAATGTAGAGTTTGTCCAttgagaaataaataaaacaaccTGTGGAATGTGTCACGAACGACCCGAAACTTGACCCCACTATGCAATGCCATGCTGGTCCATACCCTTTGTCAAACTCCTGCATATTTATCAAATCTCACTTATATTACAAACAATATATCATGCATAAATATTTATCCGGAATATGTTTTATGTTTCCAAAACATAGGTCCATATTATTTGTATTATTCATAGTTGTCATAATATTTTCACGATTTCAAAGTCCTGCTATGTATTTAGTATATGTGTTGAGTTAGCATGTTACTACTATTTTGCAAAATGTATTGATGCTTGTTCCACCACCCTATTAATTTAAGGGTACGAAGAGAAGGATATCTTTAGATTTTAAgtatactatattttttaaaatcaaacttCTTTTACTAAATGTCTAGAGAGAAGAGAACTAATAGTCAAAGCCGCATCGATCATTCATGTGGagactgagagagagagacaaaagaggCATCcaaaaataagttaaaaaagGGATAAGAGTGGAAGAGGACCACATGGCTCTGTTGGGTCATACCCCTTTGGATGCCCTTTTCAACATTAGCTGGACCGTTTCCCATCACtctgtttttattatttaatcctATTTTGGAGAAATATACTGTATAATTTAATCCTAATATTAACTATCCCATCCATTTTGAGatccaaaattaatttattcacaCCCACACTGATTATATTTTTGTGTTAGTTTTGCAGCCCATAGAAAGCACCACTCATGTGTTTGATATTGACATTTAATATCATGAAAGCAGAGGCAATTGGCTAAGAGGTATGATGTGTCATTTTCTCCATCATGCtttgtatttagttattgtATGTTTTGTATTGAAAATGAGTTTTCTGCTAGTTGTTCGTATATCAATACAAGCTATTACTAGTCTCATTCATTTGATATGCCCATTTCAACTATTTAACCGTCTACAGTAATTCGAAGACTACAATATCACAGATGTAAAAGTCATACTCAACTTTAGAAACACTCTAAAAACGCAaaatgtcaaacaaaaaaaaatgagtttaaatatcttttatatgcTCATGTGTTATGAGAAATTCTATTGTATATAGTTGGATAGTCCAGTGACTACACAAATTGATTTCGTGACCAATATGAAACACAATAGATACTATCATTGGTTAGATGTAAATCCTTTTTTtacacaaaatcatataaaaacaaaatatcatgtTTTAGTGATATTGTAAGTTTTATCGCAGTTTTGTATTGTTGTTCATGAAAGTTCGCCTCTTATGATATACTTTTTCATGTAAATAATTGATAGAATAGCAgaaatggacaaaaaaaataaatgcgaaaaaggaagagaagagaagtgtTATTACCTTCTTGAGATTGAAAGCCATGTGCTTCGAACTAAACTTCTCCAAACTATCTAACGTCGTTCTCGCACACCTAAACGCATGTGCTTGCATAAACCCCGGCATGTCCGCCGCTAATATCCTCACCGTTAACATCTCCGCCGCTGCAGCTATCCTCGCCTCCGTATCCCTTTCCACGTGAGACACCGACTTCCTCCCCTCCTCCGCCGCACCACCACCACCTTTCTTTCTCTCATTACTAGTAGTCTTTAACTCGAAGATGTCCCTCCTTAAATGGTTTTGTGTTTTACTTGACTGGACCACGATTGATTTTGATACCTCTTCTTGATATAGTGATGATGGTGGGATCTGGACTTTGTTTGGtgtggatttagggtttatgagtgACTGCTTGGAAGTGGTGGTGGAGAACTTGTAGAAGTTCATgagacttttcttcttttttggctTCTCTTCGTTTGCCATATtcattttagaagaaaaaaagtgCGTAAATATTAGTGGGACTCTTTAATGGTGCATATGCGTTATTTATAAGGAAGCGTCAGAAGAGAGCAAATGAGTCCCCTCTCAATTATTCTCTCTTAAAGTTTGCAACTGCAtagaatataataatatatttataattaaaaattggaGGGCATCCTATACGTACCATTTATAACATTTTCTTATGAAATTATATACTACATGTGAAGAAGGATTGTGGTTTGAAATCGGAACAAGCGAGGAGTGTACAAAATATTAACTAATCTGGCCTCACATGTGCATAGCTTGCCTAGCTGCATCTAAAATAGGTTCGGATATTATAAGCTTGGACAATGAtcgttttctatatatatgagcCAAGcttaattatatacaaataacACTGGTGTTTGAGCTAAATTTAAATAAGTAATCGTTTAGCAGTTTGAAATATACAACCATACAAGTGATTATGACATTGTTTTGATATAGTTTAAGAGATAACGAGAATGTTTCGGTACGGTGACAGAACAACAATATGAAAGCTTTAGTCAAAATATTCGTAATCATTAATCACTAAGAAGTAAGAACCCTTTAATATGGAGATTAACTCCATATACCCCATACCCCCTTAAATGAATTCTTACTGCCCCCTCTCTATTCTTCCTATCCTTTTATCCCTCCACTCCCCAAACTAGCCTTTCATTTATTCtctaataaaataaaccaaCCATAATTCAACAACCTACATGGCCCACAAAACAACCTTAACCAATCAGATTTCTCCTGATCCACATGTCTCCTTCTTCATCGTACAAGCTTCTTTCTCTCATCCTCTATTAGCGTTTTTTGAAACTCAAAAAATAGGCAATTCAAGTTCGTTttcgatgattttttttttgtgatattacatttaaaaatcgTGTATATGATGGGTAACGTTAAGAAAGTAAGATTTGATGAAAATTTGAGAGATTAAAAACGATTTCAAAAACTATGTTTAGGGCTATCGGGTATTTTTAACGTCCGTTTTGGATGAATTTTTTGCtgaaatgttattaaaacaAGTGTATATCTCGGCTAgtgtaaaaaaaagaagatccaaTGAAAATTATGAgagatttaaaaagattttgaaaactgtgtttatagattttgggtatttttatgtgtgtttcgATGATTTTCCGTGTGTAATTTCATTTAAGATGAATTATACATCATGGTTGATGTAAAATACTAACAATAGGGTCCTAAAAGCGAATTAGTTAGTACAAGGATAAGTTCTGGGTCCTAAAATACTAACAATAGGTTTCCccaatacaattttattaacaaaaattaaatacaatttaTCACTCAAATcggaaacacacaaaaaaaaacgcatCAGTCTACATACAGATTCGATGTAAACATAAGATACATTCAAAGATTTCCCCaaatttgttttcaaatctACATACAAATTCGACCAAATAACAACCAAATAAAGGGAAACTAATCACTTACCACAAGGAACGAAGATGGAGCTTCGATTTcgacaaagaagaaagaagaaacgaAGCGGTCTCGACTTTAGGGTTTCAGACAAGAGAGACAAAGAGATAGTTGAGACACAAACGAACAAGGAAGAACGAAGATGGATTTTCGAATTAGATGGAGAATGAACAAGGAAGAACGAAGATGGATACTCTAGGGTTTCAATCTCCGATTTCGCAATAGAGAGTGTCGCAAGGGGAAGGTTGGGGGAGAGACAGACCCgatgattgaaaattttggagaAGAGAATGTTGAGTAATTCAAAACGACATCGTTTTGGTTTAGATGGGTCGGGCTTTAAGGTTTGTATTGTATGAGTCGGATCTTTCTGGTTGGATCttgtaaataactaaattattttagGGCAATCCGTCTTTAGCCacgttttctatttaaaaaaaaatgaaaaagaaattatattataataaaggGATAAATGGGAATTTTTTTTGGAGGGTAGAGGACATATGGAGTTATGCTCCCTTTAATATACCCCAAAGTAAAACCGTGTTTAACACCAAGGCAATAATAAGAGCAGAGACAAATTAAATAATGTGGATTAGAATGTGAATAGGGTGATTGATGAGAATCAAACCATGTGGGTTGTTCTAAGTTTAGTGAAATTAACCTCCTGTTTCTTGACAATAAGTGTAATCAACATATATTGGTTTTTGAATATACATATACGTAGATTAGATAGATGGAgatgtttgtttttatatttacaacCTCTTGTTATTGTTATGTTGAATAATTGGGAACAACATGATTAAGCCAACCGGGTCCCCTAATCTGATATTTTATAGTACTCGTTAACCTTATCGAATTATTCTCAGCAAATCATGACCCGGTCATATATGGACCGGACCCTCTTGGCTCTTGTCCTTCCAACCAGTTTTGTTAGGGGCATTACACAATTTGTTTTAAGTTAAGAACTTATGTgcatttggtttatatttttttttgctggtcGACAACAATCTCGATAATATTTATGATGAtacaacaaaaaacataaatgacTTCCAGTTTTGTATAGCATAAGAATAGCCACAGATTTTCTGAGGTCAGAGGGTTATTAATCCACAGTGAAATCAATTTTAAACCACTTTGACAAAGATATAGATGAACTCATTGATGATCAGTATAATGATTTTTCCTTGAATGTTTATAGGTCTCTTGATGATCAAATGCTACAAAGGCACAATTTTTTAACCAAACCAAGgaagtgttattggtttatatattttgattgatttagaaattcatatagtatttataaatccaagtaaaatttGCAAATCTGGAGGTTTTCCcacggatttgagtctttgtatttttaactaaaaaatccaaacaaatccattcaaatccattacaaaatcaaatatattagtaaatccgtacgattgaataacacttgatttgatacagaatttatgaatcattaaaccaataacacatgattttaatacagatttgaaaatcatagaaccaataacactagatttagttcggattttcaaatccattaaaatataacaaccaataacccctaccaAAACATTCATTCATACATAGGAAGGGTAGAAAAGTCAATCTAGTCAAGTAAATTATTTGGGATAAAACTGAGACGTATACCGCAAAATGAGCCAAACTAAAGGAAAGAAATTATTGATATAGAAAAGGGGTAAGATAGATCCACAAATAAGCATTTTGGTAAGTTTAAGATCAAACTTATCTTAGATCGAACAGAAAAGGGAGAAGAACATGAGATATAGCAATCTAAAATGGGCTCAAAACTTGAATAAAAGCAGAAACGCTAAAGGCCCACTAAGCCTCACTTCGGACTCTTAATCACATTTGTGACGTGACCGGTAGGATAAGGGAGAGTGAGAGATGGGTCACGTCATCCGATTGCTGCTTATAAATCCTCctccgtcttcttcttcctcgccgCTTCTCCACCTCCGGCGCCGGACTAGTCTCGACTCCAGCTCTGTCTTCTCTCTGCGAACCTCAATTACCAAAAGCAAGCCCAGGTTCTCTTGTCTTTTCTCCGGCGGCAACAACCAGAGGGAGGTTTGTTACTTACTTATCTTATCTACCCCCACCTTTATTGATTGTTTTCAAGCAAATGACATTCAAATGAATTGGGAACGAATCAGAGTATTCCAATTGTCTGCAACTCTTCAGTCAATCGTATGAATTGAAATGGTTtcgattattatatattttgtggcTTTGTCGCTTACAAATTGGAAGCTTTAGTAGCAGCTTAACTGGGTTTAGCATGGAGACTAGAGCTCTTGCGAGAGTTTGTTAGAAGTCAGTTAATGTGagggttattttttttttaataaccagTTTGTATATCTAGGTGTTTGGCTCAGAGATACTTTATATGTCTGATTTGCTTATATTTGGAACTACACTgattcacactttttaaaattaaaagactTTTAAATCTTCATCGCTTTTCAAGCATTTCCTTGGGCAAACATGATTGATTGCCTTTTACTGTTGCTGATAAAAGAAAGTTGAAAActttaactctctctctctctctctctcaggaaaaaaaaaagaacaaatgaGAAATGATTAGCTCTAAACTCTAAAGATGGACAAGGGCAGCATCGTGACTTTTAGTACCTAATAGTGTGGTGGTGTTCAATTTCGTTGATTGTGCAGGAGCAAGCTCGTAAAGCATTGGAAAGCGCTCTTGGCGGGAAGAAGAATGAGTTTGACAAGTGGGACAAAGAGATCAAGAAAAGGGAAGAatctggtggtggtggtggcgatggaggaggaggtggaggctggtttggaggtggtggtggcggtTGGTTTAGTGGAGATCACTTCTGGAATGAAGCACAGCAGATTACCATTACTCTCTTAGCAATACTTCTCGTGGTATGCCTTTTGCTTATCAAAGCATCCATTCTTATTAGAAAGATAAAAGAGTTTTCTTGTTGTTTAATGACTGCAGTATATGATAGTTGCGAAAGGTGAAGTTATGGCTGCGTTTGTGTTAAACCCGTTGTTGTATGCGCTGCGAGGAACACGGGAAGGATTAACTTCTCTAAGCTCCAAACTCACGGGAGGAAAAGTTTCTAAAGTGAATGGTGATGACTCAGAGGAGATGTGGAAGAAGGATGGTTTTAGTGAGGTCTCTGCTAAAGAAAGCGTTGTCCGGAAATGGGGAAGTGACTGAAATGGAACTCATAAAGTTGACTCAAGAAGAATGCCTTTTGAGTTTCGTACGGTTTCTTTTAAACATCAAAGTTGAGATCAAATGTAGTTTGACTTGTTTCAGTTTTGTAATGAAggatatgtattatttttgtgAACAAGACAAAGGAttaacttcttttttatttattagccTCAGTAAACAGTAATAAGtattgatttaatattttaccaaaataaataagtatatgTCATGTGACAATGTCTTATGTGTTATGTTTGATTAATAAGTATACATCTCTCAATCAGGATCATTAGAGGCATAAGTCATGCCTCATGCGTAAATATATTACCGACCTAATCAAAGATGAGGAACTCGGATACAACAATgtagaaaatataaatcatttccATAAATCTCTAATATCAAAATGTAGAATATCCTTTCTTGATGCATGACCATGTCACAAGAATTTCTAATTCGAGTTGAAAATTACTATAATATAATGAGCCAGCCCACATCGTAGTGATGTTAACTTGGGCGTCAGCAAACCCACTGTCTTATTATGtatgtttaaaatttcaatagATATTCTTGGACTTAGTAGTACTGTAGTAGTTTTAACATTAAAGATTTGTGACAAGTTGAAAAGAGTAACATACAAGTTTGCATATTAGACTAGGTCAAAAATGGTATGAATAGAGACGCGAATCGGGTGTAATGGTTGTCCTTTTGGATGCTTTAAAGTTAAAAGAAAGATGCCAAAGGTTTATACCCTTTCTTATACTCGCGAATATTCCCATGATCGATTGGACCCCCAAAAACTTATGACCACTcgcatatattttattaatattctttaaattcatatattttCTCTAAATCAAAAGTGGTTGTCGTCAAACTACTGCTCGTAAATGATCACGGAGAGATGGATAGATCATGAAGACCCAATGTCCTACGTGTCCTTTATCATGACCAAATCTGAGCTGTTACTTattatatcagtaaaatatAAGATTATCAATACTCTTTTTGATGATTATTTATTACTatagttttgaaattaaaacagagaaatacaaatataccaaattttcttaaaaattggaATTGGATCAATTTAACTAGGCAATTGCTGGTTATTGTTCAAAATTTATTGCAAGGAAAACATTAACCGGTTGGTTAAAGAATGTGAcggataattattttattaaccgACAGTTGCCATGTGTTGTAATATCACCCACAGCTAGCaaataaaaaagatttagaaaaaggAATGATACCAAGAGATATTCTCCCGAAATTAAGACAACGAAAAATGGATATTCTAACCCGAATATTCCTTTTTCACCATCCTTATTATATCTCTCAACTTCATTTCCACTTTCCCTCATTTTTCTCACACTCaaggattaaaaaaaacataacaaaaaaagaagaagaaaaaaaagcatGAAGTTCGGTAAGAGTCTGAGCAATCAGATCGAGCAGACACTGCCTGAATGGCGTGACAAGTTCTTGTCTTACAAAGACCTCAAGAAGCGTCTCAAGCTCATCGACTCCAAAAGCGTAGATCGCCCCACCAAACGTCTCCGGCTCGACGAGAGCTCCGTCGGGATGTCGAAAGAAGAGATCAGTTTCATCCAGTTGCTGGAGGACGAGCTGGAGAAACTTCTTCGTCGAGAAGGAGGAAGAGTACATCATCAGATTAAaggtaaaaaaattaataaaacatctcATTGATTTGGGCCGAAGCCCAGCCCATTATGCCTTCAGGCCtgtaatatttagttttatctATACTGGTGAAAATAGGAACTGAGAGATAGGATTGGGAAAGCTAAAGATTCGAAGGAGAAGATGATGAGCATAAGGAAAGAGATCGTTGATCTCCATGGAGAGATGGTTCTCCTCGAGAACTACAGTGCTCTGAACTACACAGGACTGGTTAAGATACTGAAGAAGTACGACAAGCGAACCGGTGACCTCATGCGCTTGCCTTACATCCAGAAAGTTCTTCAGCAGCCCTTTTACACTACTGACTTGCTCTACAAGCTCATCAAGGAGTCCGAGGCGATGCTCGATTGTTTCTTCGAGGATCCAACGGTTTGTGCTGATGCAGCAGAGTCTGATGAGAGTGTCCAAGCAGAGCACAAGTTCATGGAGAGTCTCCACATGAAGAGTACGATCGCTGCTCTGCGTGTTTTGAAGGAGATAAGGAGTAAAAGCTCTACGGTGAGCGTCTTCTCGCTGCCGCCGCTCCAGTTAAACGGGTTAGACAAGATTCCGTTGTTGGAGCAAGAAGCAAAATAGAGAAGCTACGCCGTTCTATTACAGTAGAAGCTAACGTATTATAAAAACCATACATTATCAATGTCTTTGGTCCTTTTAAAAGTCCTTAGGAGTTGTAACTTTGTTACTGTGTTTGTGTGTGGTCATCTGATATAATATACCACTTTCAGATTTTATCTCTTACTCCTCCCATAGCCATCCGATCTCAACAAGTAAACATAATAGATTATGACTCTATACTTGGTTTCACATTCTTGACTTGCTGTCTAAATGTCACAGTGTGATGTTAAGAACCAaagcaaaaaaaagtaaaaaactcTGAAGAAACCAAATATAAATGTATCAATTATCAATGTGATGCTATTATGCGTTACAACAAATTAGGAGTAAAGAGAGAGGAATATGGACGGTTTTTGATTTGGTATTTGCTTATAAACAAAACTTCAGTCAAAGCCTTCCCATACACGGAGACCCATCATACTGAGCAATCAATTagagatttgagtttttttttagatgaGAAGCTTCTCAATAGCATCCTTGAGATgctcgatttgtttttcaaacaGACCTCCTTCGTCGTTTGATATGACAGAACAAGCAATAACGGATCTTGATACACCACATGCTCTTCCCAAGGCTTGCTTTGAACGCACAAACACATACGGAACATTCTTCAACATCATTAAAGACGAGAAAAGTTCAGTGACCAAAACAATATgcaagatttaattattttaatcatGAGAAGTTTATCAAGAGGAAAAGATTAGACAGACTAATCAAACCAACTCATGAGTATCTgaagaactaaaaaaaaacaggaaaactaTATTCAAAACTGGACAAGTAAACCGAAAAGAAGTCACAAGAACAACATAAAAGGCTGTCTAAGTTCAGGAAACAAAAGCTACTTGACTCTGACAAGACattaaaaaagaagcaaatgtctaaaaaaaacaaacaaggaAGAAACCAAACCTTATCCTCGGCTAGtaaaggaagatgaagaagaatatCCAGGGGATCTACATCTGTAGCCATAACCACAATCTCAGCGATCCCACGATTAAGTGCCTTCGTAgctgaacaaaagaaaaacagagaaaattatacaaaaatcaGTTTTAGTTTCACAAATTTAAAAGTACAAATATAACAACAAGGTACCTTCATTAGCACCCTTCTTGAGCTGCTGGTGGTAAGCAGCTTGTTGAATGAGATCAAGAATCGTTATAGATAACTGAGAATCTGCGAGAGGATATGCTCTCGAGTTCACAACTTCTTCTGTCTGCAAGCGAAACAGAAACAAACGATCAAACTAAACAGTCAATGATGAAACTGGTAGATGAAATAGAAAAGAACAGAGAGGAAGAAGTACCATATCTTGAGCTGGAAGTTAGGTCTCAGagaagttttagggttttaactTATAAGGGGACGAGTTTGTACGCttgaaatctatactatattaaaagggTTATATGAGCATCAGAGAGGATGTCCACGTCAGACAATAAAATCAGCCAATAGGAAAACAGCTCTCTGCCACGTCAGATAAGCAATGACAAATCTAACTTTTTCCAAAATGAATCCCGGCCCCTttctcttcgtcttctccgtcTCTCGACATTCCTAGATCCAGA
The window above is part of the Brassica napus cultivar Da-Ae chromosome C3, Da-Ae, whole genome shotgun sequence genome. Proteins encoded here:
- the LOC106385128 gene encoding uncharacterized protein LOC106385128; amino-acid sequence: MNMANEEKPKKKKSLMNFYKFSTTTSKQSLINPKSTPNKVQIPPSSLYQEEVSKSIVVQSSKTQNHLRRDIFELKTTSNERKKGGGGAAEEGRKSVSHVERDTEARIAAAAEMLTVRILAADMPGFMQAHAFRCARTTLDSLEKFSSKHMAFNLKKEFDKGYGPAWHCIVGSSFGSFVTHSTGCFIYFSMDKLYILLFKTKVRPASPH
- the LOC106386705 gene encoding NHP2-like protein 1, which gives rise to MTEEVVNSRAYPLADSQLSITILDLIQQAAYHQQLKKGANEATKALNRGIAEIVVMATDVDPLDILLHLPLLAEDKNVPYVFVRSKQALGRACGVSRSVIACSVISNDEGGLFEKQIEHLKDAIEKLLI
- the LOC106386712 gene encoding uncharacterized protein LOC106386712, encoding MGHVIRLLLINPPPSSSSSPLLHLRRRTSLDSSSVFSLRTSITKSKPRFSCLFSGGNNQREEQARKALESALGGKKNEFDKWDKEIKKREESGGGGGDGGGGGGWFGGGGGGWFSGDHFWNEAQQITITLLAILLVYMIVAKGEVMAAFVLNPLLYALRGTREGLTSLSSKLTGGKVSKVNGDDSEEMWKKDGFSEVSAKESVVRKWGSD